The following are encoded in a window of Telmatobacter sp. DSM 110680 genomic DNA:
- a CDS encoding 4Fe-4S dicluster domain-containing protein: MNLSRRHFLVLMPAAAIAWKAVLAGTPEQAENYNKSDHWWGMLIDVPKCIGCGNCVRACAAENDVPDGYFRTWVERYHVTDENMTNPEVISPDGGKEGFPVAKEDAEKYFFVPKMCNHCSDSPCTQVCPVGATFVTPDGVVLIDQKYCLGCAYCVQACPYGCRYIHPEKKVADKCTLCYHRITKGLTTACAENCPTGARQLVDLKNPKDPIHEFLKTHSVQVLKPQMATGAKAFYNGLDGSVR, translated from the coding sequence ATGAATCTGTCACGACGTCATTTTCTGGTCCTGATGCCGGCGGCCGCCATTGCCTGGAAGGCAGTGCTGGCGGGAACACCGGAACAGGCTGAGAACTACAACAAATCGGACCACTGGTGGGGCATGTTGATCGATGTTCCCAAGTGCATCGGGTGTGGCAATTGCGTTCGCGCATGTGCGGCCGAGAACGATGTTCCCGACGGATACTTCCGCACATGGGTCGAGCGCTACCACGTTACCGACGAGAACATGACGAACCCTGAGGTCATTTCGCCGGATGGCGGCAAAGAGGGATTTCCGGTTGCCAAAGAGGACGCCGAGAAGTATTTCTTTGTGCCGAAGATGTGCAACCACTGCTCTGATTCACCGTGCACGCAGGTTTGTCCCGTCGGAGCGACGTTTGTAACTCCTGATGGCGTGGTGCTGATCGATCAGAAGTATTGCCTTGGGTGCGCATACTGCGTACAGGCTTGTCCTTACGGATGCCGCTACATTCATCCGGAGAAGAAGGTCGCGGACAAGTGCACGCTCTGTTACCACCGCATCACGAAAGGTCTCACGACTGCTTGCGCTGAAAACTGCCCGACCGGCGCGCGTCAGCTTGTTGATCTGAAGAATCCGAAAGATCCAATTCACGAGTTTCTTAAAACGCACAGCGTCCAGGTGCTGAAGCCGCAAATGGCGACAGGTGCGAAAGCCTTTTACAACGGGCTGGATGGGTCGGTGCGCTAA
- the coaE gene encoding dephospho-CoA kinase (Dephospho-CoA kinase (CoaE) performs the final step in coenzyme A biosynthesis.) encodes MLRVGLTGGLGSGKSTVAHMLHELGAEVIESDELGRALMEPGQEAFTAIVRAFGQEVLMPDGRLNRARLAEMAFKGGRVKELNAIIHPAVIEAQRRWMEQVFARDPAAVAVVVSALIFEVERDARESGEANGVFTELRKRIDRVVLVIAPDDAKIARYVDRTIPAGTNRDNAEADARSRLAHQIPDSEKAPRADYLLENTGDIDALRTQVRELWPRLKQESNLNVNPRSLK; translated from the coding sequence ATGCTGCGTGTTGGACTCACCGGAGGACTGGGCAGCGGCAAGAGCACGGTGGCGCACATGCTTCACGAGCTGGGCGCCGAGGTGATCGAGTCCGACGAGCTGGGCCGCGCGCTGATGGAGCCGGGACAGGAGGCCTTCACAGCAATCGTCCGCGCCTTCGGCCAGGAAGTTCTGATGCCTGACGGTCGTCTGAATCGCGCGCGACTCGCCGAAATGGCTTTCAAAGGTGGACGCGTCAAGGAGTTAAACGCCATCATCCACCCGGCGGTGATCGAGGCGCAGCGGCGATGGATGGAACAGGTTTTTGCGCGCGATCCGGCGGCAGTCGCCGTAGTGGTTTCGGCGCTCATCTTCGAAGTAGAACGCGATGCGCGGGAAAGTGGAGAGGCAAACGGAGTGTTCACTGAGTTGCGCAAGCGCATCGATCGCGTTGTCCTGGTGATTGCGCCTGACGATGCCAAAATCGCTCGCTACGTGGATCGAACGATCCCGGCAGGGACGAACCGCGACAACGCGGAGGCCGATGCCCGCTCCCGGCTGGCGCACCAGATTCCAGACAGCGAAAAGGCTCCTCGCGCCGACTACCTGCTTGAAAACACCGGCGATATCGATGCGCTTCGAACCCAGGTGAGGGAACTGTGGCCGCGGCTGAAGCAGGAGAGCAACTTAAACGTCAATCCGCGGTCATTAAAATAG
- the nrfD gene encoding NrfD/PsrC family molybdoenzyme membrane anchor subunit — translation MCYLAMFLQEQGKIMSGVEGFMYPNEVGLQWSVLIVLYPFITGLVAGAFILASLERVFHVEAVKPTYRLALLTALSFLIVAPLPLQLHLGHPERSPEMYFTPHSTSAMAMFGYVYLWYLMAVLVFEIWLDYRRDIVLLARSSKGLLRLIYKVMTLGSYNISPRSLHIDEKVGWIVTLIGIPSAFLLHGYVGFIFGSIKANPWWSSPLMPVVFIFSAMVSGIAGVMLIYMAVTKLRKEPIDIRCVDTIAMYLFYIFTIDFSLEMLDLIHRVYEADESFRSLNFMVHTKLYFSHIVVQIMLGTVTPLVLLFITQVVKLPEQVRKRMYVTSGCLALMGIFAMRWNVVIGGQLFSKSFLGYTTYKMALVTREGSIVAVALSILPLFILWALVKLLPPWINEHAPQAAATGD, via the coding sequence ATGTGCTATCTCGCGATGTTTCTGCAGGAGCAGGGAAAGATTATGAGCGGCGTTGAAGGCTTCATGTATCCCAACGAAGTTGGGCTGCAGTGGAGCGTATTGATTGTTTTGTATCCATTCATTACGGGACTGGTGGCGGGCGCTTTCATCCTGGCTTCGCTGGAGCGTGTGTTTCACGTCGAAGCCGTGAAGCCTACATATCGTCTTGCACTTTTAACCGCGCTTTCGTTTCTAATTGTCGCGCCGTTGCCGTTGCAGCTGCACCTCGGCCACCCAGAGCGGTCGCCGGAGATGTACTTCACCCCGCACAGTACTTCAGCGATGGCGATGTTCGGTTATGTGTACTTGTGGTACTTGATGGCAGTGCTAGTATTCGAGATTTGGCTCGATTACCGGCGCGACATCGTGCTGTTGGCGCGCTCAAGCAAGGGATTGTTACGGCTGATTTATAAGGTGATGACACTGGGATCCTACAACATCAGTCCACGGTCTTTGCACATCGATGAAAAAGTTGGCTGGATCGTCACGCTGATTGGTATTCCGTCGGCATTTCTGCTGCATGGATATGTCGGATTCATCTTTGGATCGATCAAGGCCAATCCATGGTGGTCGTCGCCTTTGATGCCGGTGGTGTTCATCTTCTCGGCAATGGTCTCGGGTATTGCCGGTGTGATGCTGATCTACATGGCTGTGACGAAACTGCGCAAAGAACCCATTGATATTCGCTGCGTCGACACGATCGCCATGTATCTGTTCTATATCTTCACTATTGATTTCAGCCTGGAGATGCTCGACCTGATTCATCGTGTCTATGAGGCAGACGAATCTTTCCGCAGCCTCAATTTCATGGTCCACACCAAGCTCTATTTTTCGCACATCGTTGTCCAGATCATGCTTGGGACCGTAACTCCACTCGTGCTGTTGTTTATTACGCAGGTGGTCAAGCTACCCGAACAGGTTCGCAAACGGATGTACGTAACATCGGGATGCCTGGCGCTTATGGGGATTTTCGCAATGCGCTGGAATGTGGTTATCGGCGGCCAGTTGTTTTCCAAGAGCTTCCTCGGTTACACCACCTACAAGATGGCGTTGGTGACGCGTGAAGGCTCGATTGTGGCAGTGGCATTGTCGATCCTGCCGCTATTCATTTTGTGGGCCCTGGTGAAGCTTTTGCCGCCGTGGATTAACGAGCATGCGCCCCAGGCCGCTGCTACGGGCGATTGA
- a CDS encoding multiheme c-type cytochrome, whose translation MSVFKDAGHLFRFAGLFVLAFIIFLIVRHYVVPPSFGQYGHYRGAAISEIAARPVKFAGHQTCETCHSDVLDVKSKGKHAHVNCEACHGPLAKHADDPSSVTPVKPDTAVLCARCHTASAAKPKDFPQVDPADHSNGVPCETCHQPHSPAIDGSAVPSAVAPAAGGAK comes from the coding sequence ATGAGTGTCTTCAAAGATGCAGGACATCTATTCCGATTCGCGGGACTCTTCGTTCTCGCTTTCATCATCTTTCTTATCGTTCGACATTACGTGGTTCCACCGAGCTTTGGGCAGTATGGACACTATCGTGGCGCGGCCATCAGCGAGATTGCGGCCCGTCCGGTAAAGTTCGCTGGCCACCAGACGTGCGAGACATGCCACAGCGATGTCCTCGACGTGAAGAGCAAGGGCAAACATGCCCATGTGAACTGCGAAGCATGCCACGGGCCGCTGGCGAAACACGCGGATGATCCTTCTTCCGTAACGCCAGTGAAACCAGATACTGCAGTGCTGTGCGCGCGATGCCATACGGCGAGTGCCGCAAAGCCCAAGGACTTTCCTCAGGTCGATCCGGCGGATCACTCCAACGGCGTTCCATGCGAAACCTGCCATCAGCCGCATAGTCCGGCGATCGACGGATCAGCGGTGCCGTCCGCGGTTGCGCCAGCGGCAGGAGGTGCGAAATGA
- a CDS encoding trypsin-like peptidase domain-containing protein has product MKLRQFVLVLILVGGFWFVTTHFPKGLNPLTLTSAGSTTSPLELTEAEAAPAFDAEEQNNISVYRRVLPSVVNITSRAVVFNFFYGKVPQEGQGSGFVLDKAGHVLTNYHVIEGANQGVEVKLSNKRTYKATVIGSDRVHDLALLKIDAPDLQPVVLADSSQIAVGEKVYAIGNPFGLSGTMTQGIISSIRSIRNGDNAPIEDAIQTDAAINPGNSGGPLLNSRGEVIGINTMIASNGAEQSSGIGFAIPINTAKAVLSDLTRYGQVRRPSLGIVSYAIGPDLAEQMGLAADYGVLIQKVVQGGAADRAGLRGGNEQAYVGNQPVMLGGDLIVAIDGQQITDPQDISIVMDKHQAGDTVNVTVMRGRRQMTVKVVLGEARSVNT; this is encoded by the coding sequence ATGAAACTGCGCCAGTTCGTTTTGGTCCTTATCTTGGTGGGTGGATTCTGGTTTGTCACCACCCACTTCCCGAAAGGGTTAAACCCGCTGACACTGACGAGCGCGGGGAGCACGACCTCGCCGTTGGAACTGACGGAGGCCGAGGCTGCGCCAGCATTCGACGCAGAGGAACAGAACAATATCTCCGTCTACAGGCGCGTACTGCCCTCGGTGGTGAACATCACGTCGCGAGCCGTGGTCTTCAACTTCTTTTATGGAAAGGTTCCGCAGGAAGGGCAGGGTTCCGGCTTCGTTCTCGACAAGGCCGGACACGTGCTCACCAATTACCACGTAATCGAGGGTGCCAACCAGGGCGTTGAAGTGAAACTAAGCAACAAGCGAACTTACAAGGCCACCGTTATCGGAAGCGACCGGGTGCATGACCTCGCTTTGCTGAAGATCGACGCGCCCGATCTGCAGCCCGTAGTGCTGGCGGATTCGAGCCAGATTGCAGTAGGCGAAAAGGTGTACGCCATCGGCAATCCTTTTGGCCTCAGCGGCACAATGACGCAGGGCATCATCAGCTCCATCCGTTCAATTCGCAATGGCGACAATGCACCGATTGAAGACGCAATTCAAACGGATGCGGCAATCAATCCTGGCAACTCCGGCGGTCCGCTGCTGAATTCACGCGGCGAAGTGATCGGCATCAACACCATGATTGCGTCGAACGGCGCGGAGCAGAGCTCGGGCATCGGATTTGCGATTCCCATCAACACGGCCAAGGCCGTGCTGTCGGATCTGACGCGTTACGGGCAGGTGCGGCGTCCTTCGCTGGGCATCGTGTCATACGCAATAGGCCCTGATCTCGCTGAGCAGATGGGATTGGCTGCCGACTATGGCGTGTTGATCCAGAAGGTAGTACAGGGCGGCGCTGCGGATCGGGCAGGGTTGCGCGGTGGCAACGAGCAAGCCTACGTCGGCAACCAGCCAGTGATGCTCGGCGGCGACTTGATTGTGGCGATTGATGGACAGCAGATCACCGATCCACAGGACATCAGCATAGTGATGGACAAGCACCAGGCTGGCGACACGGTGAACGTGACCGTGATGCGTGGTCGGCGGCAGATGACGGTGAAGGTCGTTCTCGGCGAAGCAAGGTCGGTGAATACATAG
- a CDS encoding bifunctional 5,10-methylenetetrahydrofolate dehydrogenase/5,10-methenyltetrahydrofolate cyclohydrolase, which produces MMAKVLDGAAIAAAIKQEVAEEVRLLAAQGIRPGLAAVLVGHVPASEIYVRSKVQTCAELGFFSELITPPDTVTTEEMLDLVHALNDRDDIDGILIQLPLPKQVDTKALLDSVLPAKDVDGFHPVNAGKLQAGRPALAPCTPAGVIEILKRSNLPISGQHAVVVGRSDIVGKPVAMLLLHENATVTICHSKTRDLGAVTREADILVAAIGRPGFITPEMVKPGATIIDVGINRITTVDDFDRFFAGDAKRQATFAKRGSTIVGDVHPKAFELAGAYTPVPGGVGPLTIAMLMSNTVRAAKMRRGL; this is translated from the coding sequence ATGATGGCAAAAGTGCTCGATGGGGCGGCAATTGCAGCGGCGATCAAGCAGGAAGTAGCAGAGGAAGTGCGCCTGCTTGCGGCACAGGGAATTCGTCCGGGCCTGGCTGCGGTGCTGGTGGGACATGTGCCGGCGTCGGAGATCTACGTCCGCAGCAAGGTGCAGACCTGCGCGGAACTTGGCTTCTTCAGCGAATTGATAACGCCGCCCGACACAGTTACGACCGAAGAGATGCTGGACCTTGTTCATGCGCTGAACGACCGCGACGATATCGACGGCATCCTGATCCAGCTTCCATTGCCAAAGCAAGTTGACACCAAAGCTCTACTTGATTCCGTGCTGCCGGCAAAGGATGTGGATGGCTTTCATCCAGTAAATGCCGGCAAGCTGCAGGCGGGTCGTCCAGCTCTGGCCCCGTGTACACCGGCGGGTGTAATCGAGATTCTCAAGCGCAGCAATCTGCCCATCAGCGGACAGCACGCGGTGGTTGTCGGTCGCAGCGACATTGTAGGCAAGCCTGTGGCTATGCTGTTACTGCACGAGAACGCCACGGTCACAATCTGCCACTCGAAGACGCGCGATCTCGGAGCGGTCACGCGGGAAGCGGACATTCTGGTCGCGGCCATCGGCAGGCCGGGGTTCATTACCCCGGAGATGGTAAAGCCCGGCGCCACCATTATTGATGTCGGGATCAATCGCATTACGACGGTTGACGATTTCGACCGCTTCTTTGCTGGAGATGCCAAGCGCCAGGCTACCTTCGCAAAACGCGGATCGACGATTGTGGGTGACGTGCACCCCAAGGCGTTCGAACTCGCCGGAGCCTACACACCGGTTCCGGGTGGAGTGGGACCGCTGACCATAGCAATGCTGATGTCCAACACCGTTCGCGCTGCCAAAATGCGGAGAGGCCTGTAG
- a CDS encoding sigma-70 family RNA polymerase sigma factor — protein sequence MAYLRIVDRAPIEPVEDSLADGNSSAPRALDRGLLDRLWLESDAGTWGLQRDEFDRIVVLAAVTQNFGLSPGTIAIHAQQATFFQTLKLADLVLAKACAAGNERAWGHFMAVYGQPLTRAAIAISGSETVGRDLADSFYAELYGLNVRDGERRCPLDSYRGRGSLLGWLRTTLAQRFVDHYRRTYREQALDDQLHDSAAPSPMLDPEPEVLASLRQAVQAALLGQPSEERFLLAAYYVDDKTLAEIGHVLHVHEATISRRLKRATEMVRKQLLRNLEKGGMKRKEAEEALGTDPRDLDLRMNLRKLLQSSDAESITVETITNSTSTQETSTSDSLSDRAKTIG from the coding sequence TTGGCGTATCTTCGAATCGTGGACCGAGCGCCGATCGAGCCCGTGGAAGACTCACTCGCAGACGGGAATTCGTCTGCGCCTCGCGCCCTTGATCGGGGTCTGCTTGATCGGCTCTGGCTTGAGTCGGATGCGGGCACGTGGGGACTGCAACGCGATGAGTTTGATCGCATTGTGGTGCTTGCAGCGGTGACGCAGAACTTCGGCCTAAGTCCAGGGACGATCGCCATTCACGCGCAGCAGGCGACGTTCTTCCAGACACTGAAGCTTGCCGACCTGGTGCTGGCGAAAGCTTGTGCCGCTGGAAATGAGCGCGCATGGGGGCACTTTATGGCGGTCTATGGGCAGCCCTTGACGCGCGCGGCCATTGCGATCAGCGGAAGTGAAACCGTAGGGCGCGACCTTGCTGACTCATTCTATGCGGAACTTTACGGACTGAATGTACGCGACGGAGAGCGCCGCTGCCCGCTTGATTCCTACCGAGGACGCGGTTCGCTGCTGGGATGGCTGCGAACCACGCTGGCCCAGCGCTTTGTCGATCACTACCGGCGTACTTACCGCGAACAGGCTCTCGATGATCAACTGCATGATTCGGCAGCGCCAAGCCCCATGCTCGATCCTGAGCCGGAAGTTCTCGCTTCGCTACGGCAGGCTGTGCAAGCGGCCCTCCTGGGCCAGCCATCCGAGGAGCGGTTTCTGCTTGCAGCTTATTATGTTGACGATAAAACGCTGGCGGAGATCGGCCATGTGCTGCACGTGCACGAGGCGACTATAAGCCGCAGGCTCAAGCGCGCAACGGAAATGGTTCGCAAGCAACTGTTGCGCAATCTTGAGAAAGGCGGAATGAAGCGCAAGGAAGCGGAAGAAGCGCTCGGAACGGATCCCCGCGATTTGGATTTGAGAATGAATCTGAGAAAACTACTGCAAAGTTCTGATGCCGAATCGATCACAGTAGAGACGATCACAAATTCGACAAGCACCCAGGAAACCTCCACGAGCGATTCGCTCTCAGACAGGGCCAAGACCATAGGATGA
- a CDS encoding SpoIIE family protein phosphatase, which produces MRPSRSLFPILWIFICLGSVAALASAAELPPPVSPLAHTIEGLGKDAIPLEGAWAFHTGDDPSWASPSLDDSQWTRITADDTWGSQGFYAFTGYAWYRYHLTIDPTTGTSKDLALLIPQIDDAYELYWNGQLIGKNGKLPPDPTWYISQPPQTYGLGHIVSGVLAIRVWKSVLASNDAGTLGGFEGMPYLGSPEAIANRKAQNDYKWLRGQQFTFGLDSLYALVALLSLLGWFRDRKQWVLLAMAGYALMPIAGQVLSQMRIPFPYVFALGMLQPVLMLQDICLWILVLLLLDLENSKRIVHLARLWIFAFVIAFGLDGVITFWWGSQWARQMQLADAVLTCIFTPLETFPIVLVIAALVQRKRLDPARWAVAAAAFITEMIFVVRNGATQFVRFTHWTLGDKLAAPLFTINGNPIGSRQLANILLLISIVYAVYRFSIENRKQQAALEQEFKNAAELQQVLIPETLPVVPGFTVTSAYRPAQQVGGDFFQIIPIEGGSTLVILGDVSGKGLRAAMAVSLIVGALRALADDYPSPAHLLTQLNRRLFGRLQGGFATCLILLLKPNSTCTVASAGHPAPYLNKTEIEIPGALPLGVSQSTAYMEREFATRPGDHFALYTDGLLEARNRTGELYGFARLDHLFSSPTNAETATQAAVNFGQDDDITVLTLTRLTAGEESLAIHLAPSLQS; this is translated from the coding sequence ATGCGTCCCAGCAGGTCGCTTTTCCCCATCCTTTGGATCTTTATCTGCCTTGGCTCTGTAGCCGCATTGGCGAGCGCCGCTGAGCTGCCCCCGCCTGTCTCGCCGCTAGCCCATACCATTGAAGGTCTCGGCAAGGACGCTATTCCGCTGGAAGGCGCATGGGCTTTCCATACGGGAGACGACCCATCCTGGGCTTCTCCGTCGCTTGACGATTCGCAATGGACCCGTATAACGGCAGACGATACGTGGGGCTCGCAGGGCTTTTACGCGTTCACTGGATATGCCTGGTACAGGTATCACCTCACCATCGATCCAACGACGGGGACCTCGAAGGACCTGGCCCTACTAATTCCGCAGATCGACGACGCCTACGAACTCTATTGGAACGGCCAGCTCATCGGAAAGAATGGTAAGCTGCCGCCAGATCCAACTTGGTATATCAGCCAGCCACCTCAGACATACGGGCTCGGACACATTGTGTCGGGCGTGCTGGCCATCCGTGTTTGGAAGTCGGTGCTCGCCTCAAATGATGCGGGAACGCTGGGTGGGTTTGAGGGCATGCCTTATCTCGGCAGCCCGGAGGCAATCGCGAACCGCAAAGCGCAGAACGATTACAAATGGCTGCGAGGTCAGCAGTTCACGTTCGGCCTTGACTCGTTGTATGCGCTGGTGGCGCTTTTAAGCCTGCTGGGCTGGTTCCGCGATCGAAAGCAATGGGTGCTTCTCGCCATGGCCGGCTACGCTTTGATGCCGATTGCAGGACAGGTTCTGAGCCAGATGCGCATCCCATTCCCGTACGTATTTGCGCTCGGAATGCTGCAGCCGGTGCTTATGTTGCAGGACATCTGCTTGTGGATCCTGGTGCTGCTGCTGCTGGATCTGGAAAACAGCAAGCGGATTGTTCACCTGGCCAGGCTGTGGATCTTCGCCTTTGTGATCGCATTTGGGCTGGATGGAGTTATCACGTTTTGGTGGGGCTCCCAATGGGCAAGGCAGATGCAGCTTGCCGACGCGGTCTTGACCTGCATCTTCACACCGCTGGAGACGTTTCCGATTGTGCTGGTAATCGCTGCGCTAGTGCAGCGCAAGCGGCTTGACCCGGCACGCTGGGCCGTTGCGGCGGCAGCATTCATCACGGAGATGATCTTCGTTGTGCGGAACGGCGCCACTCAGTTCGTGCGTTTCACTCATTGGACACTGGGCGACAAGCTGGCAGCGCCCCTGTTCACGATCAACGGCAATCCCATCGGCTCGCGCCAGCTTGCCAACATTCTGCTGCTGATTTCGATTGTCTATGCTGTTTATCGCTTCTCAATTGAGAATCGCAAGCAGCAGGCGGCGCTAGAGCAGGAGTTCAAAAATGCTGCCGAGCTGCAGCAGGTGCTAATTCCGGAAACGCTTCCCGTAGTGCCTGGCTTCACCGTAACCAGCGCCTATCGGCCGGCGCAGCAGGTGGGCGGCGATTTCTTTCAGATTATTCCGATCGAGGGCGGTTCAACGCTTGTCATTCTCGGCGATGTAAGCGGCAAGGGGTTGCGTGCGGCAATGGCGGTTTCGCTGATCGTGGGGGCCTTGCGTGCGCTAGCCGACGACTATCCCTCTCCTGCACATTTGCTGACACAACTCAACAGGCGGCTTTTTGGGCGCCTGCAGGGGGGATTTGCCACCTGCCTGATTCTGCTATTGAAACCCAACAGCACATGCACGGTCGCCAGCGCGGGTCATCCTGCGCCCTACCTTAACAAGACTGAAATCGAGATTCCCGGCGCGCTGCCTCTGGGCGTTTCACAGAGCACCGCTTATATGGAACGCGAGTTCGCCACACGGCCCGGCGACCACTTTGCCCTCTATACCGATGGCTTGCTCGAAGCACGCAACCGCACCGGCGAGTTGTACGGATTTGCGCGCCTCGACCACCTGTTCTCGTCTCCAACCAATGCGGAAACCGCCACGCAGGCGGCAGTCAACTTTGGACAGGACGACGATATTACCGTGTTGACGCTGACGCGCCTTACGGCGGGCGAAGAGTCGCTCGCGATCCATCTCGCGCCTTCGTTGCAGTCGTGA
- a CDS encoding DUF6569 family protein, which yields MSNRIRSRFFGSMLLVAALIASFAFHHTAQVRAAGGPVESVRGSYRVLAPIASGNLLLFPIVQSGKMPASPFLTLDEGIKSGQVEVTEAGKVRGLVRPRPAQGRLNDGVPRPFPNPQLPQYRGDQVNTLVLVNNSDKPLLLLAGEIVTGGKQDRVIAKDRIVPAGSDPIDLGVFCIEPGRWTEDTATFRASAKSSTLSMMVQPTVRAKAMVAKDQQEVWNSVHGMIAGALAAPAPVSSGVAVAGPRVADPASLGTTSYARAMQSAGVSEKVDEAAAPLIKSRADVLEKLRQEHAIGVVVAVRGEIVWADIFADTDLLTSYWTKLVRSYAAEALQSGGSHASPTVVDAQRFLDAPAGGTETSIGDVGVYRYSELHSGGTETFVLEALLPGTDYDVHISKVKVRGEAQAANWLRHRLD from the coding sequence ATGAGTAATCGAATCAGGTCAAGATTCTTCGGATCCATGCTTCTGGTTGCAGCTCTTATCGCGAGTTTTGCATTTCACCACACAGCTCAAGTCCGCGCCGCCGGCGGACCGGTAGAATCCGTTCGAGGCTCGTATCGCGTCCTGGCGCCCATTGCGAGCGGGAATCTGCTTCTCTTCCCGATCGTCCAATCGGGAAAAATGCCTGCGTCGCCCTTCCTCACCCTTGATGAGGGCATCAAGAGCGGACAGGTGGAGGTAACCGAAGCAGGCAAGGTTCGCGGCCTCGTCCGCCCTCGTCCGGCACAAGGCAGATTGAATGATGGCGTGCCGCGGCCCTTTCCAAATCCTCAGTTGCCGCAATATCGCGGAGACCAGGTGAACACCTTGGTGCTGGTAAACAACTCTGACAAGCCACTGTTGCTCCTGGCGGGTGAAATCGTCACGGGCGGCAAGCAGGATCGCGTAATTGCCAAAGACCGTATCGTGCCTGCGGGCAGTGATCCGATCGACCTCGGCGTCTTCTGCATCGAACCCGGACGCTGGACTGAAGACACCGCGACTTTTCGCGCATCCGCCAAATCGTCCACGCTGAGCATGATGGTTCAACCCACGGTGCGCGCGAAAGCCATGGTTGCGAAAGACCAGCAGGAGGTTTGGAATTCGGTGCACGGGATGATTGCTGGAGCGCTAGCCGCTCCTGCGCCAGTGTCTTCGGGCGTTGCTGTTGCAGGGCCACGAGTTGCCGACCCAGCGAGCCTGGGAACCACCAGCTATGCCCGTGCCATGCAGAGCGCTGGCGTGAGCGAGAAGGTGGATGAGGCAGCCGCTCCGCTTATCAAATCACGTGCAGACGTGCTGGAGAAACTCCGCCAGGAGCACGCGATCGGAGTCGTCGTTGCCGTCCGAGGCGAGATCGTATGGGCCGACATTTTTGCCGACACCGATTTGTTGACGAGCTATTGGACGAAGCTGGTGCGATCGTATGCGGCAGAGGCCTTGCAGAGCGGCGGAAGCCATGCCTCACCAACTGTGGTGGACGCGCAGCGTTTTCTCGATGCCCCGGCTGGAGGTACCGAAACCAGCATTGGCGATGTGGGCGTCTATCGCTACAGTGAACTTCACTCAGGGGGAACGGAGACGTTTGTGCTCGAAGCACTATTGCCCGGAACGGACTATGACGTGCATATCAGCAAAGTCAAAGTGCGCGGAGAAGCGCAGGCCGCAAATTGGCTACGTCATCGCCTAGATTAG